A section of the Oncorhynchus tshawytscha isolate Ot180627B linkage group LG09, Otsh_v2.0, whole genome shotgun sequence genome encodes:
- the lpar2a gene encoding lysophosphatidic acid receptor 2a isoform X2, with translation MESSGRGNACDYSHNVTFFYDYVANMAAADLFAGLAYTNLVLNTGPWTIRLSKQQWFIRNALVDMSLTASVANLLAVAVERHQTIITMQLHSKMTKRRVVLLIVCIWAVSIIMGLVPSMGWNCECQLSDCSIIAPLYSRRYMIFWASLNLLTFSVMVAVYTRIYVYVRRKGKRMSQHSSHHLRHNETVFNLMKTISIVLGVFVICWTPGLMTLLLDGIMGKDSHALTYEKYCLILAECNSLVNPIIYSFRDEEMRRTFKCILCCLCRRSSDHQGEQSPVEFNTLQPEVDNGCEVKSEKANFTALQMIKTEW, from the exons ATGGAGAGCAGTGGCAGGGGAAACGCGTGCGACTACAGCCACAACGTCACCTTCTTCTACGATTACGTAG CCAACATGGCCGCTGCGGACCTGTTCGCCGGCTTGGCCTACACCAACCTCGTGCTCAACACAGGACCCTGGACCATCAG gctGTCCAAGCAGCAATGGTTCATTAGGAATGCTCTGGTGGACATGAGCCTGACGGCGTCTGTGGCCAACCTGCTGGCTGTGGCGGTGGAGCGTCACCAGACCATAATTACCATGCAG CTGCACAGCAAGATGACCAAACGGCGGGTGGTGCTGCTGATCGTGTGTATCTGGGCAGTGTCTATCATCATGGGGCTGGTCCCTTCCATGGGGTGGAACTGTGAGTGCCAGCTTAGCGACTGCTCCATCATCGCCCCGCTCTACAGCCGCAG GTATATGATCTTCTGGGCGTCTCTCAACCTGCTCACCTTTTCTGTCATGGTGGCTGTGTACACACGCATCTATGTCTACGTGAGACGTAAGGGTAAACGGATGTCTCAGCACAGCTCCCACCATCTGAGGCACAACGAGACTGTCTTTAACCTCATGAAGACTATCTCTATTGTACTGG GTGTGTTTGTCATCTGTTGGACACCGGGCCTGATGACTCTGTTGCTAGATGGGATCATGGGTAAAGACAGCCATGCCTTGACCTATGAGAAGTACTGTCTGATCCTGGCTGAGTGTAACTCCCTGGTTAACCCTATTATCTACTCCTTCCGGGACGAGGAGATGAGAAGGACCTTTAAGTGTATCCTGTGCTGCCTGTGTAGGAGGAGTTCTGACCACCAGGGGGAGCAGTCCCCTGTGGAGTTCAACACACTGCAACCAGAG GTAGATAATGGTTGTGAAGTAAAATCAGAGAAAGCCAACTTTACTGCCCTCCAGATGATAAAGACAGAGTGGTGA
- the lpar2a gene encoding lysophosphatidic acid receptor 2a isoform X1, which translates to MESSGRGNACDYSHNVTFFYDYVGKEISRDWCVRDCVVVVLGLTICLIMILSNIMVMAAILINRRFHFPIYFLLANMAAADLFAGLAYTNLVLNTGPWTIRLSKQQWFIRNALVDMSLTASVANLLAVAVERHQTIITMQLHSKMTKRRVVLLIVCIWAVSIIMGLVPSMGWNCECQLSDCSIIAPLYSRRYMIFWASLNLLTFSVMVAVYTRIYVYVRRKGKRMSQHSSHHLRHNETVFNLMKTISIVLGVFVICWTPGLMTLLLDGIMGKDSHALTYEKYCLILAECNSLVNPIIYSFRDEEMRRTFKCILCCLCRRSSDHQGEQSPVEFNTLQPEVDNGCEVKSEKANFTALQMIKTEW; encoded by the exons ATGGAGAGCAGTGGCAGGGGAAACGCGTGCGACTACAGCCACAACGTCACCTTCTTCTACGATTACGTAGGTAAGGAGATCAGCAGAGACTGGTGTGTCAGGGACTGTGTGGTCGTGGTCCTGGGCCTGACCATCTGCCTCATTATGATCCTGTCCAACATAATGGTGATGGCGGCCATCTTGATCAACCGACGCTTCCACTTCCCCATCTACTTCCTGCTAGCCAACATGGCCGCTGCGGACCTGTTCGCCGGCTTGGCCTACACCAACCTCGTGCTCAACACAGGACCCTGGACCATCAG gctGTCCAAGCAGCAATGGTTCATTAGGAATGCTCTGGTGGACATGAGCCTGACGGCGTCTGTGGCCAACCTGCTGGCTGTGGCGGTGGAGCGTCACCAGACCATAATTACCATGCAG CTGCACAGCAAGATGACCAAACGGCGGGTGGTGCTGCTGATCGTGTGTATCTGGGCAGTGTCTATCATCATGGGGCTGGTCCCTTCCATGGGGTGGAACTGTGAGTGCCAGCTTAGCGACTGCTCCATCATCGCCCCGCTCTACAGCCGCAG GTATATGATCTTCTGGGCGTCTCTCAACCTGCTCACCTTTTCTGTCATGGTGGCTGTGTACACACGCATCTATGTCTACGTGAGACGTAAGGGTAAACGGATGTCTCAGCACAGCTCCCACCATCTGAGGCACAACGAGACTGTCTTTAACCTCATGAAGACTATCTCTATTGTACTGG GTGTGTTTGTCATCTGTTGGACACCGGGCCTGATGACTCTGTTGCTAGATGGGATCATGGGTAAAGACAGCCATGCCTTGACCTATGAGAAGTACTGTCTGATCCTGGCTGAGTGTAACTCCCTGGTTAACCCTATTATCTACTCCTTCCGGGACGAGGAGATGAGAAGGACCTTTAAGTGTATCCTGTGCTGCCTGTGTAGGAGGAGTTCTGACCACCAGGGGGAGCAGTCCCCTGTGGAGTTCAACACACTGCAACCAGAG GTAGATAATGGTTGTGAAGTAAAATCAGAGAAAGCCAACTTTACTGCCCTCCAGATGATAAAGACAGAGTGGTGA